From one Luteolibacter sp. SL250 genomic stretch:
- a CDS encoding ABC transporter ATP-binding protein, whose product MPDPVISIRGLQKVYHLGEEADVYALAGVDLDVMPGEHVAIMGSSGSGKSTMLNLLGCLDRPSAGSYFLGGDDVALLDDDALSHVRGQRLGFIFQSYNLIPQLTVLENIEVPLFYQNRDTPEALARCKELAKLVGLDGRLNHRPKQLSGGQQQRVAIARALVNDPLLILADEPTGNLDSSTEEDVLALIDQLNDEGRTIVMVTHDEHVALRADRIIHMRDGKIHRQEIVTQEMREAAQATAK is encoded by the coding sequence ATGCCGGATCCCGTCATTTCCATCCGTGGACTCCAGAAGGTCTATCACCTCGGTGAGGAGGCCGATGTGTATGCCCTCGCCGGAGTGGATCTGGATGTGATGCCGGGCGAGCATGTCGCCATCATGGGTTCCTCCGGCTCCGGAAAGTCCACCATGCTGAACCTGCTGGGCTGTCTGGACCGCCCCAGCGCCGGATCCTACTTCCTGGGCGGGGATGACGTCGCACTGCTGGATGACGACGCACTGTCCCACGTGCGCGGCCAGCGCCTGGGATTCATCTTCCAGTCCTACAACCTGATTCCGCAGCTCACGGTTCTCGAGAACATCGAGGTTCCCCTTTTCTATCAGAACCGGGACACCCCGGAGGCACTGGCACGCTGCAAGGAACTCGCGAAACTGGTGGGGCTGGACGGCCGCCTGAACCACCGCCCGAAGCAACTCTCCGGCGGCCAGCAGCAGCGGGTGGCCATCGCCCGCGCGCTGGTCAACGACCCGCTGCTGATCCTCGCCGACGAGCCGACCGGCAACCTGGATTCCTCCACCGAAGAAGATGTGCTGGCCCTGATCGACCAGCTCAACGACGAAGGCCGCACCATCGTCATGGTCACCCACGACGAACACGTGGCGCTGCGTGCGGACCGCATCATCCACATGCGGGACGGGAAAATCCACCGGCAGGAGATCGTCACCCAGGAGATGCGGGAAGCGGCGCAGGCCACCGCAAAGTGA
- a CDS encoding ABC transporter permease, with the protein MLLRFHRVFSLGVKNLFLHKVRSILTMLGIVFGVGSVIAMLAVGEGASQKASRSIAKLGSSNIILESLEPPADPATQKALLSIPKWRQKYGLNESDRNRILRTVPHVDFVHPEAQKSEEVTSPSSQRRAILLASTDDLPSVRNLQRVDGRFFTSVETARAVPVCVLSPALRRKLFPFGEVTGKTVRIQGDYYTILGTYSPGAEDEEEEDKASGANAGKEDVLYLPITTARKRISSFGYSRTEYDTLIVRARSTERVGEVGAGIESLMESSHRQKDYMIKIPLELLAQARESQKLFNIILGSIAAISLLVGGIGIMNIMLATVTERTREIGIRRALGAKRKDIISQFLVETVVISLTGGIVGIVIGVAIPSIISSVTNLPTVITPLSVILSVCISVLTGVIFGIYPARRAASLDPIDALRQ; encoded by the coding sequence TTGCTCCTCCGTTTCCATCGCGTCTTCTCCCTCGGGGTAAAGAACCTCTTCCTCCACAAGGTCCGCTCGATCCTGACGATGCTGGGCATCGTTTTCGGCGTCGGGTCGGTCATCGCGATGCTGGCCGTGGGAGAAGGGGCCTCGCAGAAGGCCAGCCGCTCGATCGCCAAGCTGGGCAGCAGCAACATCATCCTGGAAAGCCTGGAACCCCCGGCTGATCCGGCGACCCAGAAGGCCTTGCTGTCCATTCCGAAGTGGCGGCAGAAGTACGGCCTCAACGAATCCGACCGCAACCGCATCCTGCGGACCGTCCCCCATGTCGATTTCGTCCACCCGGAAGCGCAGAAGAGCGAGGAAGTGACCAGCCCCAGCTCCCAACGGCGGGCGATCCTCCTGGCATCCACGGATGATCTGCCATCCGTCAGGAACCTGCAGCGGGTGGACGGCAGGTTCTTCACCTCGGTGGAAACCGCCCGGGCAGTGCCGGTCTGCGTGCTCTCCCCCGCCCTGAGGAGGAAGCTTTTCCCATTCGGGGAAGTGACCGGAAAGACCGTCCGGATCCAGGGCGACTACTACACGATCCTCGGCACCTACAGTCCGGGCGCCGAAGACGAAGAGGAGGAAGACAAGGCCTCCGGGGCGAACGCGGGGAAAGAAGACGTCCTCTACCTCCCCATCACAACGGCCCGCAAACGGATCTCTTCCTTCGGCTACAGCCGCACGGAGTATGACACGCTCATCGTCCGTGCCCGGAGTACGGAACGCGTGGGCGAAGTCGGCGCCGGCATCGAATCCCTGATGGAATCCTCCCACCGCCAGAAGGACTACATGATCAAGATCCCCCTCGAGCTGCTCGCGCAGGCCCGGGAATCCCAGAAGCTGTTCAACATCATCCTCGGTTCGATCGCGGCGATCAGCCTCCTGGTCGGCGGCATCGGCATCATGAACATCATGCTGGCCACGGTGACGGAGCGGACGCGGGAGATCGGCATCCGGCGCGCGCTGGGGGCGAAGCGGAAGGACATCATCTCCCAGTTCCTGGTGGAGACCGTGGTGATCTCCCTCACCGGAGGCATCGTCGGCATCGTCATCGGCGTGGCGATTCCCAGCATCATCTCGTCCGTCACGAATCTGCCGACGGTCATCACGCCGCTTTCGGTGATCCTTTCCGTCTGCATCTCCGTGCTCACCGGGGTGATTTTCGGGATCTATCCTGCGCGCCGGGCCGCCAGCCTCGACCCCATCGACGCACTGAGGCAGTGA
- a CDS encoding tetratricopeptide repeat protein has protein sequence MSDEPPAPAPSVPPRGAKGRGNESNGPQPDSLAAFEGALGWTIVRWIALRLTEDLAEIHAKGGFHGNLSSGTIRFNGPWTDLDIQLPKPGKKGSPAKDLTDLHAILLSLLKPEDRQDAEAMAALAALTGDGATAAAACDRIATGFLGSLPAEAPTAEKATPPGRPAPAARSGPPSTGGSSPLPKIAAAAAVALLLAGGGGYFAYTKLSSPPRPTGGSAAQGTAPDSGKNDAAASEQAEKERLAREKAAAEQAEKDRLASAEAAAREKAAAAMAAKERQAKELAEKERLAVEKAALDKAAAERDRMQAMKEAEEEKAAKEKAAREAEAAVASAAKIIEDDAAPASAKERAFKEMLKAAEAGHPRAIEIVGAAYWQGDGTTKNQAFAYRWFEAGAKLGIPRSMLGLGNCYDFGIVVTEDKKAAAGWWTKAAEAGEPLAMSRLGEYYNSDPQAKDIQLAMSWWTKAADLGVPEAMTNLGIHYSAGTAGERDNAKAISLWQKAADLGQPRAMAELGYQYFNGEVPGKTEADAFRLFQKAVEAKDPRAMTGLGVCYAFGKGTGKNMDLAVKWLREASALGEPAAGQYLKQLENQGR, from the coding sequence ATGAGTGATGAGCCACCCGCCCCCGCCCCCTCCGTGCCACCACGGGGAGCGAAAGGGCGTGGCAACGAATCAAATGGACCGCAGCCGGACTCGCTGGCCGCGTTCGAAGGCGCACTGGGCTGGACCATCGTCCGCTGGATCGCCCTGCGGCTCACGGAGGACCTTGCGGAGATCCATGCGAAGGGAGGCTTCCATGGCAACCTTTCCAGCGGCACCATCCGCTTCAACGGGCCGTGGACGGACCTCGACATCCAGCTCCCCAAGCCAGGCAAAAAAGGCTCCCCCGCGAAGGACCTCACCGATCTGCACGCCATCCTCCTTTCCCTCCTGAAGCCGGAGGACAGACAGGATGCGGAGGCCATGGCCGCGCTGGCCGCACTGACGGGGGATGGCGCCACCGCCGCGGCCGCCTGCGACCGGATCGCCACCGGCTTCCTCGGCTCTCTGCCTGCGGAAGCTCCCACCGCGGAGAAGGCCACCCCACCAGGCCGCCCCGCACCAGCCGCCCGGTCCGGACCACCCTCCACCGGAGGATCTTCACCACTGCCGAAGATCGCCGCCGCGGCCGCGGTGGCGCTCCTTCTGGCCGGTGGAGGCGGCTATTTCGCCTACACCAAGCTCTCCTCCCCTCCCCGGCCAACGGGAGGTTCCGCCGCCCAAGGCACCGCGCCTGACTCCGGAAAGAATGACGCCGCCGCCAGCGAACAGGCGGAGAAAGAACGCCTGGCCCGTGAGAAAGCCGCCGCCGAGCAGGCGGAAAAGGACCGCCTCGCCAGCGCGGAAGCGGCAGCCAGGGAGAAGGCGGCAGCCGCGATGGCGGCGAAAGAGCGGCAGGCGAAGGAGCTTGCCGAAAAGGAACGGCTGGCCGTGGAGAAGGCCGCCCTGGACAAGGCCGCCGCGGAGCGCGACCGCATGCAGGCGATGAAGGAGGCCGAAGAGGAAAAGGCCGCGAAGGAGAAGGCGGCCCGTGAGGCCGAAGCCGCGGTCGCTTCCGCCGCGAAGATCATCGAAGACGATGCCGCCCCCGCTTCAGCAAAGGAGCGCGCATTCAAGGAAATGCTCAAGGCTGCGGAAGCCGGACATCCACGGGCCATCGAGATCGTCGGCGCCGCCTACTGGCAGGGCGACGGCACCACGAAAAACCAGGCGTTCGCCTACCGTTGGTTCGAGGCCGGAGCGAAGCTGGGAATCCCGCGCTCGATGCTGGGGTTGGGGAACTGCTATGACTTCGGGATCGTCGTCACCGAGGACAAGAAAGCCGCAGCCGGGTGGTGGACGAAGGCCGCGGAGGCGGGCGAGCCGCTGGCGATGAGCCGGCTGGGCGAATACTACAACTCCGACCCCCAGGCGAAGGACATCCAGCTCGCCATGTCATGGTGGACGAAGGCCGCGGATCTGGGCGTGCCGGAGGCGATGACCAACCTGGGCATCCACTACTCTGCGGGAACCGCCGGGGAACGCGACAACGCGAAGGCGATCTCCCTCTGGCAGAAGGCCGCCGATCTCGGGCAGCCGAGGGCGATGGCCGAGCTGGGCTACCAATATTTCAACGGAGAAGTGCCCGGGAAGACCGAAGCGGATGCGTTCCGCCTTTTCCAGAAGGCCGTCGAGGCGAAGGACCCCCGCGCCATGACCGGCCTGGGCGTCTGCTATGCCTTCGGCAAAGGAACCGGAAAGAACATGGACCTGGCCGTGAAATGGCTCCGCGAGGCATCCGCCCTGGGAGAACCCGCCGCCGGGCAATACCTGAAACAGCTCGAAAACCAGGGACGCTGA
- a CDS encoding ribonuclease HII has protein sequence MPDLSFENRHRKAGRLVIAGIDEAGRGPLAGPVTAAAVVLPARFRCKGLDDSKKLNAQKRREFYRELTGDSRVTWSVGMAEVSEIDSLNILRATHLAMRRAVEGLTAAPDHCLIDGLPVRDFPFAHEGIVKGDSLCLSIAAASVIAKVTRDELMGSLHEEFPQYGFARHQGYGTKDHLEALRIHGPCRHHRFSFQPVAQLPLPFDLR, from the coding sequence GTGCCCGACCTATCGTTTGAGAACAGACACCGGAAGGCCGGGAGATTGGTCATCGCCGGCATCGATGAAGCGGGACGCGGCCCTCTGGCAGGTCCGGTCACCGCGGCGGCGGTCGTGCTGCCGGCCCGGTTCCGCTGCAAGGGTCTGGACGATTCCAAGAAACTGAACGCCCAGAAGCGCCGGGAATTCTACAGGGAACTGACCGGGGATTCACGCGTGACGTGGAGCGTCGGCATGGCCGAGGTGTCTGAGATCGACTCGCTCAACATCCTGCGGGCCACCCATCTGGCGATGCGGAGGGCGGTGGAGGGCCTGACCGCCGCACCGGACCACTGCCTCATCGACGGGCTGCCGGTGCGGGACTTTCCGTTCGCCCATGAGGGCATCGTCAAGGGCGACAGCCTCTGCCTTTCCATCGCCGCGGCCAGCGTGATCGCGAAGGTGACGCGGGACGAGCTGATGGGATCCCTGCACGAAGAATTCCCCCAATACGGCTTTGCCCGGCACCAGGGATATGGCACGAAGGACCACCTTGAAGCGCTCCGTATTCACGGCCCTTGCCGCCATCATCGTTTCTCGTTTCAGCCCGTCGCTCAACTGCCGCTGCCGTTTGACCTCCGCTGA
- a CDS encoding YraN family protein: MTSADGTRRSNAWMGAFGEKVAAAWLRAAGCRILAKNFSARGGGEVDIVARDGNLLLFIEVKTRREGTPIRPYDAVDATKRKLIERGANAWLSRLGRRDLPWRFDVMEVYLEDGGRPRVNRIRDAF; encoded by the coding sequence TTGACCTCCGCTGACGGCACCCGCCGGAGCAACGCGTGGATGGGTGCCTTCGGGGAGAAGGTGGCGGCTGCGTGGCTGCGCGCGGCCGGCTGCAGGATCCTGGCGAAAAACTTCAGCGCACGCGGCGGCGGGGAGGTGGACATCGTCGCCAGGGACGGGAACCTCCTGTTGTTCATCGAGGTGAAAACGCGCCGTGAGGGCACCCCCATCCGCCCTTATGACGCCGTGGACGCCACCAAGCGGAAGCTGATCGAGCGCGGCGCGAATGCCTGGCTGTCCCGCCTGGGCAGACGGGATCTGCCGTGGAGGTTCGACGTCATGGAAGTCTATCTGGAGGACGGCGGACGCCCCAGGGTCAACCGGATCCGGGACGCATTCTGA
- a CDS encoding chorismate-binding protein translates to MLQQRHRLPMEDISNSMAWLARDDQSVIVGHGPFQEVREISRGQPAFYIRDFATPAGGAWKLPSATECLPLEEFRTRFPVTPFHCEWNAPDAGPFSTVFQEVMEAIRGGLFEKTVPVVVERGTAENPGPAIMAAMTRQVMPLRSYGWVDGGSGFAGATPELLLSLSGSRLETMALAGTAKQEDREVFAVDEKEIREHEYVAQTLVSKLQNLGHPVRQQRRILDVGTIVHFLTLIGIDLDREETPSKLVDLLHPTPALGPLPRTKETLGLLQQWRSRLGCPEQFGAPFGVWDGERFDAVVAIRGIWWNAHEVLLPAGCGIIEASRLVNEWRELRLKRDSVKRLLSKI, encoded by the coding sequence ATGCTCCAGCAGCGTCACCGCCTGCCGATGGAGGACATCTCAAACTCAATGGCGTGGCTCGCCCGTGACGATCAAAGCGTGATCGTCGGCCACGGCCCCTTTCAGGAAGTGCGGGAGATTTCCCGTGGCCAGCCCGCGTTCTACATCCGTGATTTCGCCACACCGGCCGGTGGGGCATGGAAGCTTCCCTCGGCCACGGAATGCCTTCCGCTGGAGGAGTTCCGGACACGGTTCCCGGTCACTCCGTTCCATTGCGAATGGAATGCGCCGGACGCGGGACCGTTCTCCACCGTGTTCCAAGAGGTGATGGAGGCCATCCGTGGGGGACTGTTCGAAAAAACGGTGCCTGTGGTCGTGGAACGGGGGACGGCGGAAAACCCGGGCCCCGCCATCATGGCGGCGATGACCCGCCAGGTCATGCCGCTCCGGTCGTACGGATGGGTGGACGGTGGGAGTGGCTTCGCCGGTGCCACCCCCGAGCTTCTGCTGTCCCTTTCGGGATCCCGGCTGGAAACCATGGCACTGGCAGGAACCGCCAAACAGGAAGACAGGGAGGTCTTCGCGGTGGATGAAAAGGAGATCCGCGAGCACGAATACGTGGCGCAGACGCTGGTCTCCAAGCTGCAGAACCTCGGCCATCCCGTCCGCCAGCAACGCAGGATCCTCGACGTCGGTACCATCGTCCACTTCCTGACCCTGATCGGGATCGACCTCGATAGAGAGGAAACGCCCTCCAAGCTGGTGGACCTGCTGCACCCGACCCCGGCGCTGGGCCCGCTTCCCCGGACGAAGGAAACGCTCGGCCTGCTGCAGCAATGGAGGAGCCGGCTCGGCTGTCCGGAGCAGTTCGGAGCCCCGTTCGGCGTTTGGGACGGAGAGCGCTTCGACGCCGTTGTGGCCATCCGTGGCATCTGGTGGAATGCCCACGAAGTCCTCCTTCCGGCTGGATGCGGGATCATCGAGGCAAGCCGGTTGGTCAACGAGTGGCGGGAACTCCGTTTGAAACGGGACTCCGTCAAACGGCTGCTTTCCAAGATCTAA
- a CDS encoding histidine kinase — protein MIPLIRLHPLTGLLSLAVMLLSAQQGGAAEVAQTFHPITHLARAFNKDLVKLEERVTWLERRLSTLATYGDEKFRTALGFRAGRLKADDPDPSVVMDLGKEYSLDTLYLVPSQRDSIRGPSLFPRRFTIELSNRADFGQRMILFTSGTDAYKGQNSRMIRFAARGASARYIRLTVHQGHMQGGGDIFALSEFIAISDGDPVSFGAKVTGQGVLDIPGIWAPEYLTDGRTPLGIWQSGTTTSRNGDAVPVTQEDPTVSWNLELEESAPLDRIVLFPHLVSQMVDTLILPDSITFEIEQEDGPPKVIQWSNPIPGSSQPTPLVIPLHRMQGKGVRITAVTPWRMGEISIQGLSEIQVRSEGKNLVANRPVTRTHAGQETEITTLTDGYCADRQTLTVSTWLNQLHERLHLEHELQGLTPIYHASAAESELNATWGSAIMLGLTFLIPVFIVERRRLINRNHLEKLRKRIASDLHDDIGSNLGSISLIARSARKDLVRLHGPEEVAEDLGELEVIARESSLAMRDIVWLLEQRADSIGDLVQRMRDTANRLLRNVEYNLDCDSCKTATRLSLDAKRHLFLFYKETIHNIFKHSKATRVSLRLWDQDDNLLMEVCDNGVGFDTNSASRTSPVHKLEERARALAGQLDILSIPTKGTSIRLTVKRSLLIATSATS, from the coding sequence ATGATTCCCCTGATCCGACTTCACCCCCTCACCGGTCTGCTTTCGCTTGCCGTCATGCTGCTATCCGCGCAGCAGGGTGGAGCCGCAGAGGTGGCCCAGACGTTCCACCCGATCACACATCTGGCCCGCGCTTTCAACAAGGATCTGGTCAAACTGGAGGAGCGGGTGACCTGGCTGGAGAGACGGCTCAGCACGCTGGCGACTTACGGCGATGAGAAGTTCCGGACCGCCTTGGGCTTCCGTGCCGGACGGCTGAAGGCGGACGATCCCGACCCTTCGGTGGTGATGGATCTGGGAAAGGAATATTCCCTCGACACCCTCTACCTGGTACCCTCCCAGCGGGATTCCATACGCGGACCGAGCCTGTTCCCCCGCCGGTTCACGATCGAGCTCTCCAACCGTGCCGACTTCGGCCAGCGGATGATTCTCTTCACGTCGGGCACGGATGCCTACAAGGGGCAGAACAGCCGGATGATCCGGTTCGCCGCGCGTGGTGCTTCCGCACGTTACATCCGCCTGACCGTCCATCAGGGTCACATGCAGGGCGGCGGCGATATTTTCGCGCTGTCGGAGTTCATCGCCATTTCGGACGGTGATCCGGTTTCGTTCGGAGCAAAGGTCACCGGCCAGGGAGTCCTCGACATCCCGGGCATATGGGCTCCGGAATATCTCACGGATGGGCGGACCCCTCTGGGAATCTGGCAGAGCGGCACCACCACCTCCAGGAACGGCGACGCGGTGCCGGTCACCCAGGAAGATCCGACGGTGTCGTGGAATCTGGAACTGGAGGAATCCGCCCCTCTGGACCGGATCGTTCTCTTCCCCCATCTGGTTTCACAGATGGTCGATACCCTGATCCTTCCGGACTCCATCACTTTTGAGATCGAACAGGAGGATGGACCTCCCAAGGTCATCCAGTGGAGCAACCCGATCCCCGGTTCCTCCCAACCCACCCCGCTCGTCATCCCGCTGCACCGGATGCAGGGCAAGGGTGTCAGGATCACCGCCGTGACCCCGTGGCGCATGGGGGAGATTTCGATCCAGGGCCTCTCGGAGATCCAGGTGCGGTCCGAAGGAAAGAACCTGGTGGCCAACAGGCCCGTCACCCGCACCCATGCCGGACAGGAAACGGAGATCACCACTCTGACGGACGGCTATTGTGCGGACCGCCAGACCCTGACGGTCTCCACCTGGCTGAACCAACTCCACGAACGCCTCCATCTCGAACACGAGCTCCAGGGCCTCACCCCCATCTATCATGCGAGCGCCGCGGAGAGCGAGCTGAACGCGACCTGGGGCTCCGCCATCATGCTCGGACTGACGTTCCTGATTCCGGTGTTCATCGTGGAGCGCCGCCGCCTGATCAACCGCAACCACCTTGAGAAACTCCGGAAGCGCATCGCTTCCGACCTGCACGACGACATCGGCAGCAACCTAGGCAGCATCTCGCTCATCGCCCGGTCGGCACGCAAGGATCTCGTGCGCCTGCACGGACCGGAGGAAGTCGCGGAGGACCTCGGCGAACTGGAAGTCATCGCCCGCGAAAGCTCGCTCGCCATGCGCGACATCGTCTGGCTGCTGGAACAACGGGCCGACTCCATCGGAGACCTGGTGCAGCGGATGCGGGACACAGCCAACCGCCTGCTCCGCAATGTGGAGTACAACCTGGACTGTGATTCCTGCAAAACGGCGACCCGGCTGTCCTTGGACGCGAAGCGCCACCTCTTCCTGTTTTACAAGGAAACGATCCACAATATCTTCAAGCACTCGAAGGCAACCCGCGTTTCCCTCCGTCTCTGGGACCAGGATGACAACCTGCTGATGGAGGTGTGTGACAACGGGGTGGGCTTCGACACCAACTCAGCCTCCCGCACCTCTCCCGTCCACAAGCTGGAGGAACGCGCGCGCGCGCTGGCCGGCCAGCTCGACATCCTGTCCATCCCGACCAAGGGCACCAGCATCCGCCTCACCGTCAAGCGTTCCCTCCTCATCGCCACCTCCGCAACATCATGA
- a CDS encoding response regulator transcription factor, whose protein sequence is MSKPETTAKIWILEDHEAFAKQVRRMLNAEDDMECPYHFNHPDDLFDKLRFSNERPDIMLLDLGLPRRDGLEVLGELRTALPDVKVVILSSFDDRERVYRAICNGAAGYLLKTADPDEIISGIREVINGAAALSGSLAKMILQGFANHGPVQQIEQLTAREEDVLRYLVRGLIKKEIADELSISQHTVDMHLRAVYRKLHVRSQTEAVSKALRQGIV, encoded by the coding sequence ATGAGCAAGCCTGAAACCACCGCCAAGATCTGGATCCTCGAAGATCATGAGGCATTCGCCAAGCAGGTGCGGCGCATGCTCAATGCCGAGGACGACATGGAGTGCCCCTACCACTTCAACCACCCGGACGATCTGTTCGACAAGCTGCGCTTCAGCAACGAGCGTCCGGACATCATGCTCCTCGACCTAGGCCTTCCCCGCAGGGACGGACTGGAGGTGCTGGGGGAACTGCGCACCGCCCTGCCGGATGTGAAGGTGGTGATCCTTTCCTCCTTCGACGACCGTGAGCGGGTCTACCGCGCCATCTGCAACGGGGCGGCGGGTTATCTTCTCAAGACGGCGGACCCGGATGAGATCATCTCCGGCATCCGCGAGGTGATCAACGGAGCCGCGGCGCTCAGCGGTTCACTGGCCAAAATGATCCTCCAGGGTTTCGCGAACCATGGCCCGGTGCAGCAGATCGAGCAGCTCACCGCCCGTGAGGAGGATGTGCTGCGTTACTTGGTCCGGGGACTCATCAAAAAGGAGATCGCCGACGAACTTTCGATCTCCCAGCACACCGTGGACATGCACCTGCGTGCGGTGTACCGCAAGCTGCACGTCCGCTCACAGACGGAAGCCGTCTCCAAGGCGCTGCGCCAGGGGATTGTCTGA
- the rplI gene encoding 50S ribosomal protein L9, translated as MANAQVILKEKIEGLGAEADVVKVRAGYARNFLIPQGKAYEASKSNLRHLEALKSERARREAEELSAAQEVATKISKLKPKFTLSTGQGGKAFGSVTNIDIHKELEAAGIVIDRHAIELEKPVKKSGKTEVEIRLHPQVTATLVINVEAGEEEEAEG; from the coding sequence ATGGCCAACGCACAAGTCATTCTCAAAGAAAAAATCGAAGGCCTTGGCGCAGAAGCCGATGTCGTCAAAGTCCGCGCTGGCTATGCCCGCAACTTCCTGATCCCGCAAGGCAAGGCCTATGAGGCCAGCAAGTCCAACCTCCGCCACCTCGAGGCCCTCAAGTCCGAGCGCGCACGCCGCGAAGCCGAAGAGCTTTCCGCCGCCCAGGAAGTCGCCACCAAGATCTCCAAGCTGAAGCCGAAGTTCACCCTCTCCACCGGCCAAGGTGGCAAGGCGTTCGGCTCCGTCACCAACATCGACATCCACAAGGAACTCGAAGCCGCAGGCATCGTCATCGACCGCCACGCCATCGAGCTCGAGAAGCCGGTCAAGAAGTCCGGCAAGACCGAAGTCGAAATCCGCCTGCACCCGCAGGTCACCGCCACCCTCGTCATCAACGTCGAGGCTGGTGAGGAAGAGGAAGCCGAAGGCTGA
- a CDS encoding alpha/beta fold hydrolase, whose protein sequence is MRHRTPAPFQERVEMLIPPLPWDRQAHRGPETGAEKVVLLHGLGRSWRAMNPLARKLQQAGFSTLNLPYPSLVKPLDWILDHVDAQVAGFAEGGRVHFVTHSLGGIVTRMLLEREHHWAAGRLVMMAPPSSGSEIIDWASRRVMFRPFLSSAARALASDALQARLAGLRQDQEALVIMGNRSSIPFFRRLLDEDNDGIVSSNRGRVDGLKGFSVVDADHTFIQIHPEAVRQTIDFLREGRCPGTLSGESAVS, encoded by the coding sequence ATGCGCCACCGAACCCCAGCCCCGTTCCAGGAACGGGTGGAGATGCTGATTCCTCCGTTGCCGTGGGACCGCCAGGCCCATCGGGGTCCGGAGACCGGCGCGGAAAAGGTGGTTCTGCTCCACGGACTGGGACGCAGTTGGAGGGCGATGAACCCCCTCGCACGGAAGCTGCAGCAGGCCGGTTTCTCCACGTTGAATCTCCCCTATCCCTCGCTGGTGAAGCCACTGGACTGGATCCTGGACCACGTGGACGCCCAGGTGGCGGGCTTCGCGGAGGGCGGACGGGTCCACTTCGTGACCCATTCCCTGGGTGGCATCGTCACCCGGATGTTGCTGGAGCGGGAACACCACTGGGCCGCGGGACGGCTGGTGATGATGGCTCCCCCCAGTTCCGGCAGTGAGATCATCGACTGGGCGTCACGCAGGGTGATGTTCCGCCCGTTCCTTTCCTCCGCGGCGAGGGCGCTGGCCAGCGACGCCCTGCAGGCGCGGCTCGCCGGCCTCCGCCAGGATCAGGAAGCGCTGGTCATCATGGGCAACCGGTCCTCCATCCCCTTTTTCCGGCGGCTGCTGGATGAGGACAACGACGGCATTGTTTCGTCAAACCGTGGACGGGTGGACGGCTTGAAGGGCTTCTCGGTGGTGGATGCGGACCACACGTTCATCCAGATCCACCCGGAGGCCGTGCGGCAGACCATCGATTTCCTGAGGGAGGGCAGATGCCCCGGCACGCTCAGCGGGGAATCGGCCGTTTCATGA